From Ailuropoda melanoleuca isolate Jingjing chromosome 8, ASM200744v2, whole genome shotgun sequence, a single genomic window includes:
- the LOC109490405 gene encoding 40S ribosomal protein S29-like: MGHQQLYRSHPRKFGQSFRFCRVCSNQHGLIRKHGLNMCLQCFHQYLKDIGFIKLD; encoded by the coding sequence ATGGGTCACCAGCAGCTCTACAGGAGCCATCCAAGGAAATTTGGCCAGAGCTTTCGTTTTTGCCGTGTGTGCTCTAACCAGCATGGTCTGATCCGGAAGCATGGCCTCAACATGTGCCTCCAGTGTTTCCATCAGTACCTGAAGGATATAGGTTTCATTAAGTTGGATTAA